In the genome of uncultured Flavobacterium sp., the window TTTGAACCTTCATCGATGATATGAAGAACTATCTTCAGGCGTTTCTTCCCGATCAAACATTCCATAGTCACGTACAACTGTAGCAATTCTTAAATGATAATCCTTAAAAATTTCATTTCTCCCTTTTGATTGAGCATGACGATGCATTTCGAGATTCCTCCATTGCTGGATACTTTCCTCATCTCTCCAAAAAGACAAAGACAAAACTTTTTCCGGATCACTAAAACTCTGAAATCTCTCAATAGATATAAATCCTTCTATATTGTCTAATTCCGGTCGTAGACTTGCTGCGATATCAAGATATTCTGCTTTTTTTCCTTCGTTAGGGATTACTTCAAAAATTACTGCTATCATTTTAATTGTAGATTTTAGAAAAAAACTTAGAAACCTAGCAACTCAGAGCCTCAGAGTCTAAAAAAAACTTTGAACCTTTTTTAAGAAGCAAACAAAAATTCAATAACCTTCTGATACAATTCGTCGTCATGCATTCCGTGGCCTAAACCTTTAGTTTCGACAAACTGACTGTTTTTCCAATTACTGGCAATTTTTTTTCCTTCTTCAAAAGCCACAACATCATCTGAGGTATCATGTGCGATTAAACCGGCAACATTAAATTCGGCGGCAAATTTTTGCCCTGAGAAATCTTCAAGTTTAAAGTTAAAGCGATTCATAAATTTGCTTTCTAAAAGTGAAAACATTTTTGTATTCAAGCTCAACATCGAAATGTAATTATCAATCAAAGTTTTTAAATCTGATGGAGCTCCTAAAATTACCATTTTGTTAATGCTGGTATTTGGGAATAAATATTGGTGATAAACGCAAGCTATGCCTCCAATAGAATGACCAATTATTATTGTAGGCTGATATTTTTCTACAGCTTTATTAATGAATTCAGCATAAAGCGGAACATTAAATTCTTTACCGCTGCTTTGTCCATGCGCGGGTGCGTCGATGGCAATGATTGTGCTTCCTGATTTTTGAAGATGCGGCAACGTTTTTTTCCAGCGCGAAGCATTACTTTCCCATCCGTGTACCAGAAGAATTTTGGTTTCGTTTCCTTTCCAGACATACGTCTGAAAATGATGTTCATTATGGTGAAACGTTTCGGTTTCCGTATTTCTTAGAATTTTGGGTAAGCTGTCTTTTTGTAATCGGCCAATTCTGGGTTGGCTAAAAAGAGCATACGAAAGTTCAACAGCTTTTTGAGGGCGAACATAACTTAAGAAGTTGATATATTGCCCAACCGATTTTAGTGTAATGAAACGAATTCCTTTTTTAATTCCCAAAACGTAAATTTTTTATAAAGATAAAAAATATGATTTTAAACTTGCTAAAAAAGTTTTGCCACAGATTAAAAAGATTTATAAAGATTTCATATCAAAACTTGAATAATCTAATCTGTGCTAATCTTTTTAATCTGTGGCAAAAAATAATGACAAAAAAAAAGTCCCGATTAAATCGGGACTAGTATTTAGAATTTAGAGAACAATTGTTCCATTTTTTCTTTTTCTTCTTCAGCTAATGCGCTGTCAACTAAAATTCTTCCAGAGTGCTCATCAGTAATGATTTTCTTTCTTGAAGCAATCTCTACCTGAGTTTGTGGCGGAATAGTGAAGAATGATCCTGCAGAAGCTCCTCTTTCGATAGATACAACAGCTAAACCATTACGAACACTAGTTCTGATTCTAGTATAAGCAGCTAATAGTCTTTCTTCAATTTGGCTTGAAAACTCAGCTGATTTCTCAGACAAGAAGATTTCTTCTTTTTGAGTTTCAGCCATAATAGCATCTAATTCAGATTTTTTATGTTTTAAATGAGAGCTTTTAGCGTCAAGTTTTTCTTTTAAGTTAGAAATAACTTCTTTTTTATGTTCGATAGAAGCTTTCATTTCTTTGATTTGCTTTTCAGCCAATTGAATTTCTAATTCTTGAAATTCAACCTCTTTAGTCAAAGAATTAAATTCTCTGTTATTACGAACTGATTCTTGTTGTTTTGTGTATTTTTTGATAACCTCTTTGTGCTCATCAATAGCGTTTTTCTTTGCTTTGATAAGATCCTCAATCACTTCAAGTTCACTTTTCAGTTTCTCTGAACGAGTGCTTAAACCTGCAACTTCATCTTCTAAATCTTCCACTTCTAAAGGAAGTTCCCCTCTTACGTTTCTGATTTCGTCAATTCTAGAGTCAATAAGCTGTAAATCGTATATTGCTCTTAACTTGTCCTCAACACTTAATTCTTTCGTATTCGCCATATTCTATAAGTACTTAACTGGATTTGTATTTTCTTCTGATAAAATGATGGCAAAATTAAGGATTTTTTTTCGAAGATAATCAACAATATAGTTTTTTGTATAGCGTTCGCTCTCAAAATGACCAATATCGGCTAAAAGAAGTCGATTTTCAGCTTCATAAAACTGATGGTATTTTAAATCGGCAGTCAAAAAAGCATCGGCTCCGGCCATAATTGCATTTTTTATGGCAAAACTTCCTGAACCTCCCAAAACGGCTACTTTCCTGATTTTTTTTCCTCGAAAGGCAGAATGACGAATTCCGTCGGCAATCATTTTATCTTTTACGAAAAGCAGAAAGTCTTTTTCCTCCATTTCAGTTTCAAATTCTCCAATCATTCCCAATCCGATATTTTGATGGGAATTCTGAAGATCATAAATTTCATAAGCCACTTCTTCATAAATATGATTTGCAAAAAGTGCTTTTAAAATTTTAGATTGTAAGTATTTCTCAAAAATAACTTCAATTTTTATTTCAGTTCCTGTATGTAATTTTCCTTTTTCTCCAATTACAGGATTACTGTCTTCATTTCCTTTAAAGGTAAAAAAACCTTCAGTATTAAAACTGCAATTGTCATAATTACCAATTGTTCCTGCGCCAGCTTCAAATAATGCATTTCGAACTTTTTCAGAATTATCGGGAGTTGTATAAGTAACTAATTTTTGAATGAAGCTCTGTTTCGGAATCAAAACTTTTGTGTTGGTTAAACCTAAAGCATTACAGAATATTTTATTTACGCCTTGCGAATGATTATCAAGAGCGGTGTGAACGGCATAAATGGCAATGTCATTTTTTATGGCTTTTAAGATCGCACGCTCGACATAGTTTTTACCTGTGATTTTTTTAATTCCTGAGAATAAAATCGGGTGGAAGCAAACGACTAAATTGCAATTTTTGGCAATAGCTTCATCAATTACATTTTCTAAAGCATCATGACAAACCAAAACTCCGGTACTTTCAGTTTCAGAATTTCCAACTAAAAGACCAACATTATCAAAATCTTCGGCGTAAGCCAAAGGTGCCATTTCTTCTAATACGGTGATTATATCTTTGATTTTCATCTAAATTATTGTTTCAGGTTTCAAGTTTCAGGTTTTCTTATCTTGTGCAGTTTGAAACTTTAAAACAAATTAACGAAGAAACACATCAACTTTAAAATATTTGGATGACATTGTTTTGTACAAATTAGTATTACCAGTAATACATTATATTACTAATGGTATCAATTTTGTATCTTTGTATTTCTAAATCAAAAGTCATGACTACAATAAAAATTAACGAACATACTAAAACAGGAAAAGCATTTATGGCTATGTTCGAAGCTTTTTTTAAAGGTGTTGAAGGCATTGAAATAGTTGAGCCGGATTATGGACAGGTTAATGAGGAGCCAAGTATTTATAGTTCTGAATTTGTTGAGAAAGTTAAAAAAGCAGAAGAAAATATTAAAAAAGGCGAAACAACAACGCTAAATCCAGATGATATATGGGGAAGTTTAGGGTTGAAGTAACTAAGGTGGCAAATGAGGATATTGAAAAACATAAAAAATCAGGAAATAAAATTTCTATTAAAAATATTGCTAAAATTTTAATCGATCTTACAGAAAATCCACATGAAGGCTTTGGGAATCCTGAACCATTAAAATATGAATATTCAGGATTATGGTCAAGACGGATTAATCAAAAGGATCGATTAATTTATCGTGTAGATGACGAAGTTGTAACTGTATTTGTAATTTCTGCAATGGGTCATTATTCAGATAAATAATTCTATGAACTTACTTCGAAAAATACTTTTTCCGTTTGCTATTCTATACGGATTCATTACTACAATCAGGAATTTTCTTTTTGATAAAGGAATTTTGAAATCAACTTCATTTGATATTCCTGTAATAGCTGTTGGAAATCTAAGCGTTGGCGGAACCGGTAAAACACCTCAAATAGAATATCTGATTCGGTTATTATCTGATAATTATAGAGTAGCAACCTTGAGTCGTGGTTATAAACGTAAGTCTGAAGGTTTTGTTTTGGCAGATTCGACTTCAAATGCTGAAATTTTGGGCGATGAGCCTTTTCAGTTTTATCAAAAATTCCCAAATATTCAGGTTGCAGTTGATGCTAACAGAACAAACGGGATTACACAATTGCTTTCTCAAAAAGAAAAACCACAAATAATTTTATTGGATGACGCCTATCAACATCGCAAAGTAAAAGCTGGTTTTTATATTTTACTGACTTCGTTTGATGATTTGTATGCCAATGATTTTATGCTGCCAACCGGAAACCTGCGTGAAAGTAGGAGTGGAGCAAACCGTGCTAATATTGTTGTGGTAACAAAATGCCCAAAAGATTTGTCGGCTCAAAAGCAAGAAGAAATTAGATTGAAGTTGAAGTTAAGTCCTATGCAACAATCTTTTTTTAGCTATATAGATTACGATGATTCTATTTATAGTAATGACAAACAAATTGCTGTGAATGAAATTAAAAATGAACCAAAATTGCTTTTGGCAGGAATTGCAAAACCAACACCATTTTTTGATTATTTAAAAAATGAAAAAGATGAATGTTTGACTTTTCCGGATCATCATCATTTTTTAGATTCAGATTTAGATACGATTCAGAAGAAAGCGGAAAGCAAAAAGATTGTTACAACAGAGAAAGATTACGTTCGTTTAAAAGACTCCAAATTAGTTTCGCAACTCTATTATTTACCAATAAAAAGCACGTTTATTAATGACAAGCAAAATTTTGATTCAACTGTTTTAGAATACGTCAATAATTTTTAGAGACTTGGCTACTTAGGATCTCAGAACCTTAGTAACTCAAAAAAAACTCTAATCAAAAAACTTAGCAATAATGCTGTAAAATTCGTCCGGAACAAAAGGTTTTGTGATAACATCATTCATCCCGAAAGATAAAAGCATATCTCTGTTTTCGTCAAGCGAAATTGCTGTTAAGGCAATAATTGGAGTCGTTTTGTCAAATTCTCTAATTTGTTGTGTGGCAGTTGTTCCGTTAATTCCCGGTAAATGAACATCCATTAAAATCATATCAAAGCGTTTGACTTTTAAAAGCTCAACAGCATCCTCGCCATTGTCAAGAATTTCACAACTAATGGTTTTGTTTTCAAGCATTTTTCGGGTAATCATTTGATTGATTTTGTTGTCTTCAATCAATAAAATCGATTTGTGTTTCAATTGTTTATCGTTGTAAGGTTTTGCTTCTTCGACAATTTCAAGTGGTTCGTTATTGACCTTGAAATTTAGTTTAAATGTAAAAGTTGATCCTTTGCCAACTTCACTTTTTAGTTTTATCTCACCGCCCAAAAGTTCGATCAGTTTTTTTACAATGGTAAGACCTAATCCGGTTCCGCCATATTTTCTGTTAACTTCTATTGATCCTTGCGAGAAACTTTCAAAAACAGTTTGTAGTTTGTCTTCAGGAATTCCAATTCCGGTGTCTACTATTTCAAAATAAACTGTAGCGGTTTCTTCCTCCTGAGCATACAGTTTTGCAATTACGTTTACGTTTCCGTTTTGCGTAAACTTTAAAGCATTGTTTATTAAGTTTAATATAATTTGAGATAACTTGGTTGGATCGCCTATTAAATTATCCGGAATTGCTTCGTCTATTTCCAGATTGAAATAATTTTTATTGGCTGCAGCTAATTCTTTCAGAGAGCTCTGAATGTTGAATAATAACTCTTTTAGGTTGAAACTAATGTTTTCTATTTCGACTTTAGTCGAGTCAATTTTATTGATTTCAAGAATTTCATTAATAAAGGTAGTCAGATAATTTCCTGAGAATTTTAAAGACTCTAAATATTTAAGTTGTCTTTTTTTAGGATTGTCTTCAAGAAGTAAATGTGTGATTCCGTTAATTGCATTTAAAGGTGTCCGGAGTTCATGGCTTACGGTTGAAAGGAACTCTGATCTGGCTTTTGATGCTTTTTCGGCTTTGTTTTTTGCCAGAATTAGTTCTTTGTTTTTTTCTCTTAACAGTAAATTATTCTGATTTCGTATGATGTTGTTTTTGTATAATGCTAAACTTAAAAGAGATAAAATCGAAATAAGAGCAATTGCTAAAATACTCACAAGTTTAGAGTATCGATATGTTTTTAGTTGGATTTTTTCTTCGCTTTCGCGTTTGATTGTATTGTTTACAGATTCATTTTTTTTGAATCTTGCAAATTCATTAAGATCAATCTTTGCGTTTTTGAGTTTTAAAAGATAATTCTCTATCTGATAATGTTCATCGAGATAAGAGTAAGCCAGGTCGTAATTTTTATTTTGTTTGTAATATTGGCTAATCCCTAATATGATTTTAGATTTTTGAGTCAGATTATTGGTTTTTGCATTGTAATTTAAAGCTTTGTCAAAATAAACTATTGCCGAATCGTTTCGTTTTAAATGCGTTTCAATTATCCCAAGTTGATAATAAGAATCAGTTTTTGTTTTTAAAAGAGATGGATTGTCTGGTTTTTTAATTATTTTTTGAAAAGACTGAGCTGCTAAAGGTAAGTTTTTGCTGGTTTTTAAAACCATCGCTTTTTGATAATTTAAAACTTCGGCAGGATCTGTAATGTTAAGCTTTTTTAAAAGATCTTCAGATTTTTTAAAATAGACCGCAGCGGCATCATAATTGCCTTTTGCGGTATTGGTTATGCCAATGTAATGTAAAGCCAATACTTTAGTGCAGGTTGGATTTACATTATCAAAGAAAGAAATACTTTTGTAGAAATACTTTAATGCCTCGTCGTATTTTTTTTGATTGTAATAGATTTTACCAAGTTTGAAAGTTTGGTTGGCTAAGTTCTCTGTTTTGTGATTGGTTTCGCAAAAATCAATAGACTTTTTAGTATAGAAAACAGCTTGATTATATTCTTTTTGGGTAAGATTCTTGTTCGCTAGTTTGTTATAATAGGAGACACTATCTGTATTCTGTCTGGTTTGAGAATACAAAAACGAAGTAAAACAAACAAGAATAAAAAGATGGTATTTCATATGTATGGCAATGCTTTTACAATGAATCTATGTTTTCTTTAATAGTAAAATCAAATCTATTAATCTTGATGAATAGCCAATTTCGTTATCGTACCAACCTACAACTTTTACCATTTTGTCAATAACAGATGTTAGTTGGGCATCAAACAAACACGAATGTGTGTTGCCAATTACATCAACCGAAACGATTGGATCTTCTGTATAATCTAGTATTCCTTTTAAATTTGTTTTTGAAGCGTTTTCAAATGCGTTATTAATTTCTTCAATAGTAACAGCACGTTTTACATTAAATGTTATGTCTGTTAGTGAGCCATCCGGAACTGGAACACGAATTCCGCAACCTCCGATTTTATGATGCAATTTAGGGAAAATTTTTGTTAATGCCTTAGCTGCACCTGTAGTTGTTGGAACAATTGACTGACTTGCACCTCTTGCACGTCGTAAGTCCTTATGTGGTTGGTCATGAAGACTTTGGTCAGTTGTGTAAGAATGTATTGTTGTGATGTAAGCTTGTTCAATTCCGCATAATTCATCAATGATTTTAATCATCGGAGCAGCATTATTTGTTG includes:
- a CDS encoding DUF2683 family protein — its product is MTTIKINEHTKTGKAFMAMFEAFFKGVEGIEIVEPDYGQVNEEPSIYSSEFVEKVKKAEENIKKGETTTLNPDDIWGSLGLK
- the lpxK gene encoding tetraacyldisaccharide 4'-kinase; this translates as MNLLRKILFPFAILYGFITTIRNFLFDKGILKSTSFDIPVIAVGNLSVGGTGKTPQIEYLIRLLSDNYRVATLSRGYKRKSEGFVLADSTSNAEILGDEPFQFYQKFPNIQVAVDANRTNGITQLLSQKEKPQIILLDDAYQHRKVKAGFYILLTSFDDLYANDFMLPTGNLRESRSGANRANIVVVTKCPKDLSAQKQEEIRLKLKLSPMQQSFFSYIDYDDSIYSNDKQIAVNEIKNEPKLLLAGIAKPTPFFDYLKNEKDECLTFPDHHHFLDSDLDTIQKKAESKKIVTTEKDYVRLKDSKLVSQLYYLPIKSTFINDKQNFDSTVLEYVNNF
- a CDS encoding C4-type zinc ribbon domain-containing protein, yielding MANTKELSVEDKLRAIYDLQLIDSRIDEIRNVRGELPLEVEDLEDEVAGLSTRSEKLKSELEVIEDLIKAKKNAIDEHKEVIKKYTKQQESVRNNREFNSLTKEVEFQELEIQLAEKQIKEMKASIEHKKEVISNLKEKLDAKSSHLKHKKSELDAIMAETQKEEIFLSEKSAEFSSQIEERLLAAYTRIRTSVRNGLAVVSIERGASAGSFFTIPPQTQVEIASRKKIITDEHSGRILVDSALAEEEKEKMEQLFSKF
- the gap gene encoding type I glyceraldehyde-3-phosphate dehydrogenase, which gives rise to MKTRIAINGFGRIGRNLFRLLLNHPQIEVVAINDIADNKTMSHLIKYDSIHGVLPFKVSHDDEGIIVDGKHFLFFHEKSISNLDWKSHDIDFVIESTGKYKTHEELNAHLEAGAKRVILSAPSEVDTIKTVVLGVNENILEGTENIVSNASCTTNNAAPMIKIIDELCGIEQAYITTIHSYTTDQSLHDQPHKDLRRARGASQSIVPTTTGAAKALTKIFPKLHHKIGGCGIRVPVPDGSLTDITFNVKRAVTIEEINNAFENASKTNLKGILDYTEDPIVSVDVIGNTHSCLFDAQLTSVIDKMVKVVGWYDNEIGYSSRLIDLILLLKKT
- a CDS encoding Txe/YoeB family addiction module toxin encodes the protein MGKFRVEVTKVANEDIEKHKKSGNKISIKNIAKILIDLTENPHEGFGNPEPLKYEYSGLWSRRINQKDRLIYRVDDEVVTVFVISAMGHYSDK
- a CDS encoding ATP-binding protein, giving the protein MKYHLFILVCFTSFLYSQTRQNTDSVSYYNKLANKNLTQKEYNQAVFYTKKSIDFCETNHKTENLANQTFKLGKIYYNQKKYDEALKYFYKSISFFDNVNPTCTKVLALHYIGITNTAKGNYDAAAVYFKKSEDLLKKLNITDPAEVLNYQKAMVLKTSKNLPLAAQSFQKIIKKPDNPSLLKTKTDSYYQLGIIETHLKRNDSAIVYFDKALNYNAKTNNLTQKSKIILGISQYYKQNKNYDLAYSYLDEHYQIENYLLKLKNAKIDLNEFARFKKNESVNNTIKRESEEKIQLKTYRYSKLVSILAIALISILSLLSLALYKNNIIRNQNNLLLREKNKELILAKNKAEKASKARSEFLSTVSHELRTPLNAINGITHLLLEDNPKKRQLKYLESLKFSGNYLTTFINEILEINKIDSTKVEIENISFNLKELLFNIQSSLKELAAANKNYFNLEIDEAIPDNLIGDPTKLSQIILNLINNALKFTQNGNVNVIAKLYAQEEETATVYFEIVDTGIGIPEDKLQTVFESFSQGSIEVNRKYGGTGLGLTIVKKLIELLGGEIKLKSEVGKGSTFTFKLNFKVNNEPLEIVEEAKPYNDKQLKHKSILLIEDNKINQMITRKMLENKTISCEILDNGEDAVELLKVKRFDMILMDVHLPGINGTTATQQIREFDKTTPIIALTAISLDENRDMLLSFGMNDVITKPFVPDEFYSIIAKFFD
- a CDS encoding alpha/beta fold hydrolase — its product is MGIKKGIRFITLKSVGQYINFLSYVRPQKAVELSYALFSQPRIGRLQKDSLPKILRNTETETFHHNEHHFQTYVWKGNETKILLVHGWESNASRWKKTLPHLQKSGSTIIAIDAPAHGQSSGKEFNVPLYAEFINKAVEKYQPTIIIGHSIGGIACVYHQYLFPNTSINKMVILGAPSDLKTLIDNYISMLSLNTKMFSLLESKFMNRFNFKLEDFSGQKFAAEFNVAGLIAHDTSDDVVAFEEGKKIASNWKNSQFVETKGLGHGMHDDELYQKVIEFLFAS
- a CDS encoding Nif3-like dinuclear metal center hexameric protein; translated protein: MKIKDIITVLEEMAPLAYAEDFDNVGLLVGNSETESTGVLVCHDALENVIDEAIAKNCNLVVCFHPILFSGIKKITGKNYVERAILKAIKNDIAIYAVHTALDNHSQGVNKIFCNALGLTNTKVLIPKQSFIQKLVTYTTPDNSEKVRNALFEAGAGTIGNYDNCSFNTEGFFTFKGNEDSNPVIGEKGKLHTGTEIKIEVIFEKYLQSKILKALFANHIYEEVAYEIYDLQNSHQNIGLGMIGEFETEMEEKDFLLFVKDKMIADGIRHSAFRGKKIRKVAVLGGSGSFAIKNAIMAGADAFLTADLKYHQFYEAENRLLLADIGHFESERYTKNYIVDYLRKKILNFAIILSEENTNPVKYL
- a CDS encoding antibiotic biosynthesis monooxygenase — its product is MIAVIFEVIPNEGKKAEYLDIAASLRPELDNIEGFISIERFQSFSDPEKVLSLSFWRDEESIQQWRNLEMHRHAQSKGRNEIFKDYHLRIATVVRDYGMFDREETPEDSSSYHR